One window from the genome of Pseudomonas frederiksbergensis encodes:
- a CDS encoding bifunctional diguanylate cyclase/phosphodiesterase, whose product MSNVTSPPSPSAPVAVPGLPLRGTLKGALASLVLLLLGLLFWQLLDQLRETQQQQRQYTIDYTADLAAQVSLNMALNAQIALNLLPIVEQPQSADEQQALLRKLQQSLPELRSLALLSPSGRVLSDSDAGSHDADYLVELVRRSHAQAHYFSNAEDGSVVHLLLHQASGSSRGYWALRLTPSFFSTLTKQADTGLRPLWLVENRLNQQIISRDESLPALTPTQLTPQDLSNTVLTVPLSSSDWQLRGLFDRRQVLEQLLPAFIGKCLLGLAFSLLPVIALLNMRRRQRQLHEGRRRYQDIFEGTGVALCVLDLSGLKAFFARAGLHSGDQLRAWLEVPQQLEQLQQQVHVTEVNQMALKLLNVDSCEQAWQLLVGNAAKDNNPVGSKLIEALLDSHKQLELEIRIQDAHGRDQHLWLVLRLPETQHDYNAVILSISDITSRKLIELSLLEREGFWSDVVRTVPDHLYVQDVISQRMIFSNHHLGQTLGYDRTELHQMGEYFWEILLHSDDADHYHTLRQEQRRGGYTQLLQCQLRFRHRNGKWRRFEVREQALARDRHDQVTRIIGVAKDVTEQIEASESLRDSEQRYRMLAESISDVIFSTDSKLSLNYVSPSVQAVLGYTADSIFQNGWQSTIANPQQLTGIYSLMDRLSKALDKPEQLTELRNQMQTQLFLFDCLRADGRKIPIELRLVLVWDDNGAFEGVLGVGRDISQQRRAEKDLRMAATVFEHSTSAILITDPAGYIVQANEAFSRVSGYAVSQVLDQLPNMLTVDDQQEAHLRYVLKQLEQHSTWEGEVWLKRRNGEHYPAWVGITAVLDDEGDLASYVCFFSDISERKASEQRIHRLAYYDALTHLPNRTLFQDRLHTALQSAERQKSWVVLMFLDLDRFKPINDSLGHAAGDRMLKEMATRLLGCVADDDTVARMGGDEFTLLLQPRASREMALNRAITVAEQILASLVRPFVLEGREFFVTASIGIALSPQDGNELSQLMKNADTAMYHAKERGKNNFQFYQADMNASALERLELESDLRHALEQNEFVLYYQPQFSGDGKRLTGAEALLRWRHPRRGLVPPGDFIPVLEELGLVVDVGDWVISEACRQLRTWHQTKVRVPKVSVNISARQFSDGQLGTRIANILRSTGLPPACLELELTESILMREVSEAMQILAGLKNLGLSIAVDDFGTGYSSLNYLKQFPIDVLKIDRTFVDGLPSGEQDAQIARAIIAMAHSLNLAVIAEGVETHEQLDFLREHGCDEVQGYLFGRPMPANRFEAQFSNDALFMLD is encoded by the coding sequence TTGTCCAACGTCACTTCGCCACCGTCCCCAAGCGCGCCCGTCGCTGTGCCTGGCTTGCCCCTGCGCGGGACATTGAAGGGCGCGCTGGCCTCGCTGGTGCTGTTATTGCTGGGATTACTCTTCTGGCAATTGCTCGACCAGTTGCGCGAAACCCAGCAGCAGCAACGCCAATACACCATCGACTACACCGCCGACCTCGCCGCGCAAGTCAGCCTGAACATGGCCCTGAATGCGCAAATAGCCCTTAACCTGCTACCGATCGTCGAACAACCGCAAAGCGCCGACGAACAGCAGGCCCTGTTGCGCAAGCTCCAGCAATCATTGCCCGAACTGCGCAGCCTGGCGCTGTTGAGCCCCTCCGGCCGAGTGCTCAGTGACAGTGACGCAGGTAGCCACGACGCCGACTACCTGGTCGAACTGGTGCGACGCAGTCACGCCCAGGCGCACTATTTCAGCAACGCCGAGGATGGTTCCGTGGTGCACCTGCTGTTGCACCAGGCCAGCGGCAGCTCTCGCGGATACTGGGCCCTGCGCCTGACACCCAGTTTCTTTTCGACCTTGACCAAGCAAGCCGATACGGGCCTGCGGCCTCTCTGGCTGGTGGAGAACCGTCTCAACCAGCAAATCATCAGCCGCGATGAAAGCCTGCCCGCGCTCACCCCGACCCAACTGACCCCGCAAGACCTGAGCAACACCGTATTGACCGTGCCCCTGAGCAGTAGCGACTGGCAACTGCGCGGGTTATTCGACCGACGCCAGGTGCTTGAGCAACTGCTCCCTGCCTTCATCGGCAAATGCCTGCTGGGGCTGGCGTTTTCGCTGTTGCCGGTGATTGCGCTGCTGAACATGCGCCGACGCCAGCGGCAGTTGCACGAAGGACGCCGTCGCTACCAGGACATCTTCGAAGGCACCGGCGTGGCGCTTTGCGTGCTTGACCTTTCCGGCCTCAAGGCATTCTTTGCCAGAGCCGGATTGCACAGCGGCGACCAATTGCGTGCCTGGCTGGAGGTCCCGCAACAGCTCGAACAGTTGCAGCAGCAAGTCCACGTCACCGAAGTCAACCAGATGGCGTTGAAGCTGCTCAATGTCGATTCGTGCGAGCAAGCCTGGCAATTGCTCGTTGGCAATGCGGCAAAGGACAACAACCCGGTCGGTTCGAAACTGATCGAAGCGCTGCTCGATTCGCATAAACAGCTGGAACTGGAAATCAGGATCCAGGACGCCCATGGCCGAGACCAGCACTTGTGGCTGGTCTTGCGCCTGCCGGAGACGCAGCACGACTATAACGCCGTCATCCTCAGCATCAGCGATATCACCAGCCGCAAGCTGATCGAACTGTCTTTGCTCGAGCGCGAAGGGTTCTGGTCCGATGTGGTGCGTACCGTTCCGGATCATCTTTATGTGCAGGATGTGATCAGCCAGCGGATGATCTTCAGCAACCACCACCTGGGCCAGACGCTCGGTTATGACCGTACCGAACTGCACCAGATGGGCGAGTATTTCTGGGAAATCCTGCTGCACAGCGACGATGCCGATCACTATCACACGCTGCGCCAGGAACAACGACGCGGCGGCTATACACAGTTGCTGCAATGCCAGTTGCGCTTTCGCCATCGCAACGGCAAATGGCGCCGTTTCGAAGTCCGTGAACAGGCGCTGGCCCGTGACCGTCATGACCAGGTGACGCGGATCATCGGCGTGGCCAAGGACGTCACCGAGCAGATCGAAGCCAGCGAATCGCTGCGCGACAGCGAACAACGCTACCGGATGCTCGCCGAGAGTATCAGTGACGTGATTTTCTCGACCGACAGCAAGCTTTCGCTCAACTATGTCAGCCCGTCCGTCCAAGCGGTGCTGGGCTACACCGCCGACTCGATCTTCCAGAACGGCTGGCAGTCAACCATCGCCAATCCACAGCAACTGACCGGCATCTACAGCCTGATGGACCGGCTCAGCAAGGCTCTCGACAAGCCCGAGCAACTGACCGAGCTGCGCAACCAGATGCAGACCCAGTTGTTCTTGTTCGATTGCCTGCGCGCCGATGGACGCAAGATCCCGATCGAGCTGCGGCTAGTGCTGGTGTGGGACGACAACGGTGCGTTCGAAGGCGTGCTCGGCGTCGGTCGCGACATCAGCCAGCAGCGTCGCGCCGAAAAGGACTTGCGCATGGCCGCCACGGTATTCGAGCACTCGACCTCGGCGATCCTGATCACCGACCCGGCCGGCTACATTGTCCAGGCTAACGAAGCGTTCAGTCGCGTCAGCGGTTATGCCGTCTCGCAGGTACTGGACCAGTTGCCCAACATGCTGACCGTTGACGACCAGCAGGAAGCGCACCTGCGCTATGTGCTCAAGCAACTGGAACAGCACAGCACCTGGGAAGGCGAAGTCTGGCTCAAGCGCCGCAACGGCGAACACTACCCGGCCTGGGTCGGCATCACGGCGGTGCTCGACGACGAAGGCGACCTGGCCAGCTATGTGTGTTTCTTCAGCGATATCAGCGAACGCAAGGCCAGCGAGCAGCGCATCCATCGCCTGGCCTACTACGACGCCCTGACCCACCTGCCCAACCGCACGCTGTTCCAGGACCGCCTGCACACTGCGCTGCAATCGGCCGAGCGGCAGAAGAGTTGGGTAGTGCTGATGTTCCTCGATCTGGACCGCTTCAAGCCGATCAATGACTCACTTGGCCATGCGGCCGGTGACCGGATGCTCAAGGAAATGGCCACGCGCCTGCTCGGCTGTGTCGCCGACGACGACACCGTGGCGCGCATGGGCGGCGACGAATTCACCCTGCTGCTGCAACCGCGTGCCAGCCGCGAAATGGCACTGAACCGGGCGATCACGGTGGCCGAGCAGATCCTTGCGAGCCTGGTCCGGCCATTCGTGCTCGAAGGCCGCGAGTTTTTTGTCACCGCCAGTATCGGCATCGCCCTGAGCCCCCAGGATGGCAATGAACTCAGCCAATTGATGAAGAACGCCGACACGGCCATGTATCACGCCAAGGAACGCGGCAAGAACAACTTCCAGTTCTACCAGGCCGACATGAACGCCAGCGCCCTGGAGCGCCTGGAACTGGAAAGCGACCTGCGCCATGCCCTGGAGCAAAATGAGTTCGTGCTGTATTACCAACCGCAATTCAGCGGCGACGGCAAACGCTTGACCGGTGCCGAAGCCCTGCTGCGCTGGCGCCATCCACGACGCGGTTTGGTGCCGCCGGGGGATTTCATCCCGGTGCTCGAAGAACTCGGGCTGGTGGTGGACGTCGGCGACTGGGTCATCAGCGAAGCCTGTCGACAACTCAGGACCTGGCACCAGACCAAGGTCCGGGTGCCGAAGGTCTCGGTCAATATTTCCGCCCGGCAATTCTCGGACGGCCAGTTGGGCACGCGCATCGCCAATATCCTGCGCAGCACCGGCCTGCCGCCGGCATGCCTGGAGCTTGAACTGACGGAAAGTATCCTGATGCGCGAGGTCAGCGAAGCGATGCAGATCCTCGCCGGTTTGAAGAACCTGGGCTTGAGCATTGCCGTCGATGACTTCGGCACCGGTTATTCATCGCTCAACTACCTCAAGCAATTTCCCATCGACGTCTTGAAGATCGACCGCACCTTCGTCGACGGCCTACCGTCCGGCGAGCAGGACGCGCAGATCGCCCGAGCGATCATCGCCATGGCCCACAGCCTCAACCTGGCGGTGATCGCCGAGGGCGTCGAGACCCACGAGCAACTGGACTTCCTGCGCGAACATGGCTGCGACGAAGTCCAGGGCTACCTGTTTGGCCGGCCGATGCCGGCGAATCGGTTTGAAGCGCAGTTCAGCAATGATGCGTTGTTCATGCTCGACTGA